DNA sequence from the Methanolobus psychrophilus R15 genome:
CCGTGACAGACATGGCCGGCTCGCGCATCTCATCAAGATGATATCCGTAGTTTGCGGTCTTGCCCACAAGAGCCGCCGAAAGTGCAGAAGGTCCGCCTTCCCTGTTCGTCCTTGCACCTATCACTGAATTTGCGTAACATACTGCTGAAGACTCGCTCCAGGCCAGATGGTCGCCATAGCCTGTATCAAATCCTTCCAGGTAGTATGGTGTGCAGGTGCATTTTGTCCGGATGCCTAGGTTCTCGTAGGCAGCAATGATATCCTGCTGCTTTTTCGCAAAATCAGCTTCAACACCCATTTCCTCCCAGCGCATCATGTCCATTCCTGCAGGGTTGAGTATCGCAGGTATCCTGGCCTTGCCCTTAAGATCGGATATCCATTCCAGTCCGGCATCGCCTATTGTCTTATAGGATACTCCGGCTATCTGTGCGCTCTTGACCGGTATCAGGCTGTCGGCACCGTAAATGTCCCCAAGCGCCACAAGGATTTCTATGGCCTTGCGCAGCGTCTCGCCGTACTCGCCCTCCAGGGTCTTTTCCTCTTCTTTTGTAAGATACATAGGAATCCTTCACACAGCTGTTAAATAATCACTCCGGGGGCATTTTCGCCCTTTCGAAATTCTCTTTCTCCGCCAGCACTTTTGTTGCATCGATGCCAACCTTTGTGGTCGTACCGTCCGGTGCTCCCCTGGGATCAAGGGAACTGCCGCGAACATGGGGTATTATCATAATATCCATATCTCCCTTTACCCTGGTGGCTATGGCGAACTCCACATCCTTAATGTCAAAGATATCTATATCCTCGTCCACCACGACCACGTGCTTGAGGCTGGTGTGGCTGGCAAATGCCGCCATGATGGCGTTCTTACCGTCGCCTTCCGTTTGCTTCTCTATCTGGACGACAGCATGCAGGTAGCAGCATCCTCCTTCGGTGAGCACGACATTCTTCACGGTAGTAACCTCGCTCACAGCCTTGTATATCCTGGGCTCGTAAGGTACTCCCATCATTAGCAGGTGCTCAGGTCCTGCAGGAAGGATGCCGTGGTATATGGGGTCCTTACGGTGCAATATCCTGGTTATGTGGATGACAGGTTCTTTTCGCACAAGGTCGTAGGTGCCTGTGATGTCGACAAATGGGCCCTCATCCACACGGTCCTTCGGGTCTATGTATCCTTCCAGTACTATCTCTGCATGTGGAACCTTGATGCTATTGCTGCATTCGAAAACTTCGAGTGGCTTGCCCATAAGCGCCGCAGCATAATTGAACTCCTTCCCTGCAGGCACTCGTGTGGTGGAAGCATAGGTAACTGCCGGATCGGCGCCGATGACTATTGATACGGGTAGTTTCTCTCCC
Encoded proteins:
- a CDS encoding carboxylyase-like protein codes for the protein MREFIEKLKETGKLVEITRPVSKVFEAPRIAKQTLAPVLFHDISGSRAIMNVLGSRDELAAMFGVDKDRIIQKLSEISPDGKVVLVKDSPTKEVVETEVDLTRLPIMTHFEKDAGPYITAGVVVTEYGGIMNAAIHRLLVVDKNRIAARLVAPRHTYVMHKKAAEKGEKLPVSIVIGADPAVTYASTTRVPAGKEFNYAAALMGKPLEVFECSNSIKVPHAEIVLEGYIDPKDRVDEGPFVDITGTYDLVRKEPVIHITRILHRKDPIYHGILPAGPEHLLMMGVPYEPRIYKAVSEVTTVKNVVLTEGGCCYLHAVVQIEKQTEGDGKNAIMAAFASHTSLKHVVVVDEDIDIFDIKDVEFAIATRVKGDMDIMIIPHVRGSSLDPRGAPDGTTTKVGIDATKVLAEKENFERAKMPPE